The Fusarium poae strain DAOMC 252244 chromosome 2, whole genome shotgun sequence nucleotide sequence TGTGGTGTATGTACCCATTGGATGGATTGGATGTTTGAACGCCTTGTCCTAGCCTTACCTTGCCTGACTTGCACGCATGCGGTCAGTACTAAGTCTATGTACACGAGACTGACCGGCAATTGCCTATGCTCTCAACGGTTACTAGTTTCGGGTTTCTGGCGTTTGTCTCTGAGTCGACCGCTTTTTGATATTAACTAGCATTGACATTGGCCTAGAATTTCCGGCCCGGCCATgggtttggtggttgaaggCTGAAGATATAAAGTTAGTAGTCGTCCGCACCCATGAGACCCAACATGGCGTTGACAAGTCTCACTTTTTCTATACACcaagaaacaaacaaacaattcTTTTACTACTCCCTTTTTACTCTTTCGATTCTCATGTGCATTGAACTGAGACCTCAATtcaactgaactgaactgaactgaactgaactgaacacATCCCACCCTCACAACCATCATGGCCATTCCTTCTGTCCTCATCATAGGGGCCGGCAACTTTGGTGCTGCCACGGCGCTCTCGCTTCTTAGAAAGGGCAACGTCAAGGTTACCATTGTTGACCCGGCCGCTTACCCCAACCCCAGAGCCGCATCGCACGACATCAACAAGATCATTCGTGATGACTACCCGGACAAGCTCTATATGCGCCTGCTGAAGAAGGCCATGCCCATTTGGAGAGATGACGAGCTCTACAAGAGTTTCTACCACGAGGTTGGCATGCTTCGTGCTGACGCTACTTCGTTTGGTGAAGAAAGCATTGCCTCTTACCGCGAGATGGGAATTCCCAACAAGTCAGAGCTACTACCCGTCGAGGAAGTGCGCCGCCGCTGGAACGGTGCGTTTGAGACGGCCGACTTCACGGGCGTGGATAAGGTTCTCTGGAACCCCAACGTGGGGTTCGGGGAGGCGGACAAGGCGCTCGGGGCAGTGGTGCAGGCTGCGGTCGACCTCGGAGCCGAGTTTGTCATGGGTGAGGTGACGACACTTGACTTTGGATCTGAAGATCAATGCGTCGGTGTCACGCTCAAGGACGGCACGACATTACGTGCTGACAAGACCCTTTTGGCAGCAGGGGCTCGAACAGCTTCTCTACTTGCACAGAGCGCGCCCAAAAAGCCACTGCTCCATGCTGGCGAAAGATTGTTGGCTACAGGTGCTGTGAGCTTTTACGCGAAGCTGCACGGCGCGCAAAAGGACAAGTTTTCTACAATTCCTGTTCTCAAGAACTGCTTGCCCCAGGTCAAAGGTATGTTGGGTTAATGCCGAGCTGAGTGAGGCAAGGCGGATATCATCGGTCATATGAGGCTAACAGTTGCTATCAGGCGAGGGCATGTCAATACTGGCTGACGGAACTATCAAGTTCAACTGCGACCTATGCTTCACCAACTACCAAGTCTTTCCCCCGACTGGTGAGGCCATGTCAGTGGTGCCTGACCAGTCCGTGTATAACACGTGGACAGGGCCTCGGTTCCTCAAGTTCTTTGAGGATCGGGCGCGAAGGACGTTTAATGGCCTATATGGCAAGGAAGTTGAGAACATCAAGATTGAGGCCTACCGGATGTGTTGGTAAGTAAGCAAGGCCAACGGCCACCCCCATTTGCCGTTAACTGGAAATGAACGACAtttcttgtcttttgtttCAATGTATTGGGAAATATCATGGTCTGACCGG carries:
- a CDS encoding hypothetical protein (BUSCO:23846at5125), which encodes MAIPSVLIIGAGNFGAATALSLLRKGNVKVTIVDPAAYPNPRAASHDINKIIRDDYPDKLYMRLLKKAMPIWRDDELYKSFYHEVGMLRADATSFGEESIASYREMGIPNKSELLPVEEVRRRWNGAFETADFTGVDKVLWNPNVGFGEADKALGAVVQAAVDLGAEFVMGEVTTLDFGSEDQCVGVTLKDGTTLRADKTLLAAGARTASLLAQSAPKKPLLHAGERLLATGAVSFYAKLHGAQKDKFSTIPVLKNCLPQVKGEGMSILADGTIKFNCDLCFTNYQVFPPTGEAMSVVPDQSVYNTWTGPRFLKFFEDRARRTFNGLYGKEVENIKIEAYRMCWDASTPTHDFLISPHPQSDNLYIATGGSFHGWKFLPVIGDYVMAMMQGTLDSDLADRWAWNKKGGDGHSANPTYQIVGDLQDWTRGWAN